In a genomic window of Gossypium arboreum isolate Shixiya-1 chromosome 9, ASM2569848v2, whole genome shotgun sequence:
- the LOC108454573 gene encoding protein SRC2: protein MAFRTLDINVISAKGLKNVNLIDKMDVYAVVSLKGDSSKQKLKTPVHKDCGKNPNWNFPVKFTVDESLVKNNKLSIKFKIMCERILGDKELGVVNVPVKELLDSPGDGGSMKFVSFQVRKPSGKPEGTLDFSYKFGDKVSEPVGKNKGDDHPHHQPVTAYPAAYVAAGSSSAVPYGGPGAYPPPPQGAGYGYPPPPPHAVAGYGGYPPQGPPPPGYGYPHPPPGYAYPPPPPGAYGYQPVQQPPKKNSKFGLGLGAGLVGGAIGGMLIGDMVSDAADYDGGFDGGFDF from the coding sequence ATGGCGTTTAGAACCTTAGATATCAACGTTATCTCTGCAAAAGGCTTGAAAAACGTCAACCTCATCGATAAAATGGACGTTTACGCCGTCGTTTCACTCAAGGGTGATTCATCGAAGCAAAAATTGAAGACGCCGGTGCATAAAGATTGTGGCAAAAACCCGAATTGGAATTTTCCGGTCAAGTTCACCGTCGATGAATCATTGGTTAAAAACAATAAGCTTAGCATCAAGTTCAAGATCATGTGTGAACGTATATTGGGTGATAAAGAACTTGGTGTAGTCAACGTTCCGGTCAAAGAGCTTTTGGATTCGCCGGGCGATGGTGGGTCAATGAAATTCGTTAGTTTTCAGGTGAGGAAACCGTCGGGGAAACCTGAAGGGACACTTGATTTTTCTTACAAGTTTGGGGACAAAGTTTCGGAGCCTGTCGGAAAGAATAAGGGTGACGATCATCCTCATCATCAGCCTGTTACTGCGTATCCAGCGGCGTATGTGGCGGCTGGATCGAGTTCTGCTGTTCCGTATGGTGGTCCGGGGGCTTATCCACCACCACCACAAGGTGCTGGATATGGATACCCTCCTCCGCCGCCGCATGCAGTGGCGGGTTATGGTGGGTATCCACCACAGGGACCGCCTCCGCCTGGATATGGATATCCACATCCACCACCGGGGTATGCGTATCCTCCTCCACCACCAGGGGCTTACGGGTACCAACCGGTGCAACAGCCACCGAAGAAGAATAGCAAGTTTGGATTGGGATTGGGTGCCGGGTTGGTTGGAGGAGCGATTGGTGGGATGTTGATCGGAGATATGGTGTCGGATGCGGCGGATTATGATGGCGGCTTTGACGGCGGCTTTGATTTTTGA